One genomic window of Nocardioides daphniae includes the following:
- a CDS encoding acyltransferase — translation MKRRHRLIADALHRVHGWVERAGAIAPGTALGDEFGTLAPGSCIAFPPMSLFGTRSMHVGAGTMIGRQCSLGVGYGPDDASAPERGLVIGERCVVGARATITAHESIVIGDDVWFGQDVYISDANHGYQDPHTPIGLQFGKHDPVEIGDGSWIGRGAVILPGSRIGRNVVVGAGSVVRGVVPDHSVVVGVPARVVRRLEPGIGWVSTTRPGDVLPAVSTDEVARALGLFLVAEGRQLGEPEPAAS, via the coding sequence GTGAAACGACGTCACCGCCTGATCGCCGACGCCCTGCACCGGGTGCACGGCTGGGTCGAACGCGCCGGCGCAATCGCCCCCGGCACCGCCCTGGGCGACGAGTTCGGGACGTTGGCCCCCGGCAGCTGCATCGCCTTTCCGCCGATGTCGCTCTTCGGGACCAGGTCGATGCACGTCGGCGCCGGCACGATGATCGGGCGCCAGTGCTCGCTCGGCGTCGGCTACGGACCCGACGACGCGAGTGCCCCCGAGCGCGGCTTGGTCATCGGGGAGCGCTGCGTGGTGGGAGCGCGGGCCACCATCACCGCCCACGAGTCGATCGTGATCGGCGACGACGTCTGGTTCGGCCAGGACGTCTACATCTCCGACGCCAACCACGGGTACCAGGACCCGCACACGCCGATCGGCCTCCAGTTCGGCAAGCACGACCCGGTGGAGATCGGTGACGGCTCGTGGATCGGGCGCGGTGCGGTGATCCTGCCGGGCAGCCGCATCGGCCGCAACGTCGTGGTGGGCGCCGGCTCGGTCGTCAGGGGAGTCGTGCCCGACCACAGCGTGGTCGTCGGCGTCCCGGCCCGCGTCGTACGTCGCCTCGAGCCCGGCATCGGCTGGGTCTCGACCACGCGGCCCGGCGACGTGCTGCCCGCCGTCTCGACCGACGAGGTGGCCCGGGCACTGGGCCTCTTCCTGGTGGCAGAGGGGCGCCAGCTGGGCGAGCCCGAACCGGCCGCGTCGTGA
- a CDS encoding oxygenase MpaB family protein has protein sequence MQLQRAVGQTYGQRALIIGATSPVPYVGTSSSTKAKERPFARLSATAEAFESIFFGDREEADRVLTGVRRMHTRVQGVLPRDEGRFPAGTPYDAFDPQLMLWTMAVLADSSHACFEALVRPLTVDEREELWQDWVRFGELFGMPREVAPVTADAFDAWMEAHLSGPDFHVTEEARAVGRAIAHDMPVPGRLRIGTRGTNLVVVGLLPPRVRDAFGLSWSPAHAAGHRALTAAARASQRVVPDHVRLGRNTRLFRIIAATERKVIAAGGTTIELPVN, from the coding sequence GTGCAGCTGCAGCGGGCCGTGGGGCAGACGTACGGGCAGCGGGCGCTGATCATCGGTGCGACCTCGCCGGTGCCCTACGTCGGGACCAGCTCCTCGACCAAGGCGAAGGAGCGACCGTTCGCGCGGCTCTCCGCGACGGCCGAGGCGTTCGAGTCGATCTTCTTCGGTGACCGTGAGGAGGCCGACCGGGTGCTCACCGGGGTCCGCCGGATGCACACCCGCGTCCAGGGGGTACTGCCTCGTGACGAGGGGCGCTTCCCTGCCGGGACGCCGTACGACGCCTTCGACCCGCAGCTGATGCTCTGGACGATGGCGGTGCTCGCGGACTCGTCACACGCCTGCTTCGAGGCCCTGGTGCGTCCGCTGACCGTGGACGAGCGCGAGGAGCTCTGGCAGGACTGGGTGCGCTTCGGTGAGCTCTTCGGCATGCCGCGTGAGGTCGCACCCGTGACGGCAGACGCCTTCGACGCATGGATGGAGGCCCACCTCTCGGGCCCTGACTTCCACGTCACCGAGGAGGCTCGCGCCGTGGGGAGGGCGATCGCGCACGACATGCCCGTGCCCGGGCGTCTGCGCATCGGCACGCGTGGCACCAACCTGGTGGTGGTCGGCCTCCTCCCACCCCGCGTACGCGACGCCTTCGGGCTGTCGTGGAGCCCGGCGCACGCCGCCGGTCACCGCGCCCTCACCGCCGCGGCGCGGGCGAGTCAGCGCGTCGTCCCCGACCACGTGCGCCTCGGGCGCAACACCCGACTCTTCCGGATCATCGCCGCCACCGAGCGCAAGGTGATCGCCGCCGGTGGCACCACGATCGAGCTGCCGGTCAACTGA
- a CDS encoding FadR/GntR family transcriptional regulator, translating to MRREGGAAEKGPAYQVLADALRSQILSGELRSGDRLPAEAELCELYGVSRSTVREALRALTTERLLVTRRGVAGGSFVAAPQPGDIAGLVQSSLALLTSADSLSVESLIEVRFMLEVPAAGLAAARHADGDLEALEATMFDPDLTDLDAMFTANRDFHLSLLRATGNPVLEAVAAPIFGVVYERFIRRNAPDSFWAQVDHDHRDILDRVRAGDVAGAEEAQRAHLGDIRPTYEQIDRERRERGA from the coding sequence ATGCGACGTGAAGGCGGTGCTGCCGAGAAGGGGCCTGCGTACCAGGTGCTGGCCGACGCCCTGCGCAGCCAGATCCTCTCGGGCGAGCTCCGTTCCGGCGACCGGCTGCCTGCCGAGGCTGAGCTCTGCGAGCTGTACGGCGTCTCCCGGAGCACCGTGCGCGAGGCCCTGCGTGCCCTGACCACCGAGCGGCTGCTCGTCACCCGCCGGGGTGTGGCCGGCGGCTCCTTCGTCGCGGCCCCGCAGCCCGGCGACATCGCCGGCCTGGTGCAGTCGAGCCTGGCCCTGCTGACCTCGGCCGACTCGCTCTCGGTGGAGTCGTTGATCGAGGTGCGCTTCATGCTCGAGGTGCCAGCTGCCGGCCTGGCCGCTGCCCGGCACGCCGACGGCGACCTCGAGGCGCTCGAGGCGACGATGTTCGACCCCGACCTCACCGACCTCGACGCGATGTTCACCGCCAACCGCGACTTCCACCTGAGCCTGCTGCGCGCGACCGGCAACCCCGTGCTGGAGGCGGTCGCGGCGCCGATCTTCGGCGTCGTCTACGAGCGCTTCATCCGTCGCAACGCCCCCGACTCGTTCTGGGCGCAGGTCGACCACGACCACCGCGACATCCTCGACCGCGTGCGTGCCGGCGACGTGGCCGGCGCTGAGGAGGCCCAGCGCGCCCACCTGGGCGACATCCGGCCCACCTACGAGCAGATCGACCGCGAGCGTCGCGAGCGCGGCGCCTGA
- a CDS encoding neocarzinostatin apoprotein domain-containing protein, translating to MTISGSGFKPGLKSIAIGQCVDGMKGPADCNTAGGATFVDADASGKIPTTQIVVKEKFNTFDCTKQKCVIGPQPLPGAEDAATVTANSFYSDISFGEVAAAPTVTTGDAAPAAGGELPQTGPGEELAAILFFGLLLFLLGGATLWFMPRRGNGVA from the coding sequence GTGACCATCTCGGGCAGCGGCTTCAAGCCCGGCCTCAAGAGCATCGCCATCGGCCAGTGCGTCGACGGCATGAAGGGGCCGGCCGACTGCAACACGGCGGGCGGCGCCACGTTCGTCGACGCCGACGCCTCGGGCAAGATCCCGACCACGCAGATCGTGGTGAAGGAGAAGTTCAACACCTTCGACTGCACCAAGCAGAAGTGCGTCATCGGCCCGCAGCCCCTCCCGGGTGCGGAGGACGCAGCCACGGTGACCGCCAACTCGTTCTACAGCGACATCTCCTTCGGCGAGGTGGCCGCTGCCCCCACGGTCACCACCGGCGACGCCGCGCCCGCCGCCGGGGGCGAGCTCCCGCAGACCGGCCCCGGCGAGGAGCTGGCGGCCATCCTCTTCTTCGGCCTCCTCCTCTTCCTCCTCGGCGGTGCCACGCTGTGGTTCATGCCGCGTCGCGGCAACGGGGTCGCCTGA
- a CDS encoding flavin reductase family protein, translated as MVDPATFRDVMAQWPSGVTIVTTLDADGVRKGMTASSFSRTVSR; from the coding sequence ATGGTTGATCCCGCTACGTTCCGGGACGTGATGGCGCAGTGGCCCAGTGGGGTCACGATCGTGACCACCCTCGACGCCGACGGCGTCCGCAAGGGCATGACGGCCAGTTCGTTCTCAAGGACGGTCAGCAGGTGA
- a CDS encoding GntR family transcriptional regulator produces the protein MDRVTEELQRAILNGDIAPGSTISIVELCKEFDVSHIPVREALRRLESEGVVSLRPGRSAVVASLSADDLSNIYSLRKLIEADLVVKATPRLDAATLERADAAMKEYATIEREASRLAAAHHAFHAAFLDDVLGTADRRVLELLWTSSDRYLHLLLSDLDKGPEKTQARIDEHQELLELARAGRTEELRDAWVAHLDSSEQALLQALAARDK, from the coding sequence GTGGACCGAGTCACCGAAGAGCTGCAGCGTGCGATCCTGAACGGCGACATCGCCCCGGGATCCACCATCTCGATCGTGGAGCTCTGCAAGGAGTTCGACGTCAGCCACATCCCCGTGCGCGAGGCCCTGCGGCGCCTGGAGAGCGAGGGCGTGGTGAGCCTGCGCCCGGGTCGCTCCGCCGTGGTGGCGAGCCTCAGCGCCGACGACCTCAGCAACATTTACAGCCTGCGCAAGCTCATCGAGGCCGACCTGGTCGTCAAGGCCACCCCGCGCCTGGACGCCGCCACCCTCGAGCGTGCCGACGCGGCGATGAAGGAATACGCCACCATCGAGCGCGAGGCCTCCCGCCTGGCTGCCGCCCACCACGCCTTCCACGCCGCCTTCCTGGACGACGTGCTGGGCACGGCCGACCGACGGGTGCTGGAGCTCCTGTGGACCTCGTCGGACCGCTACCTCCACCTGCTGCTGAGCGACCTGGACAAGGGGCCGGAGAAGACGCAGGCCCGCATCGACGAGCACCAGGAGCTGCTCGAACTGGCTCGCGCCGGGCGTACCGAGGAGCTGCGTGACGCGTGGGTCGCGCACCTCGACAGCTCCGAGCAGGCACTGCTCCAGGCACTCGCCGCCCGGGACAAGTGA
- a CDS encoding isochorismatase family protein has product MRAHLGPESPLSDKGGRFESARASAARVVDAARTAGVPVLFTQVVLQPGLADAGFFAKKVPSLKVFEVGNPLADFPEAGPAPVPGEVVVAKQYASSFFGTSLASTLRSMGIDTPYLLGFSTSGCVRATALDALQHGFRPQVVADASGDREPATHEQNLFDLNATYADVVTEAEVLTRFSALGARPGEKEN; this is encoded by the coding sequence CTGCGCGCCCACCTCGGCCCCGAGTCGCCGCTCTCCGACAAGGGTGGCCGTTTTGAGTCCGCTCGCGCCAGCGCGGCCCGCGTGGTCGACGCGGCGCGCACGGCCGGCGTACCGGTGCTCTTCACGCAGGTCGTGCTCCAGCCCGGGTTGGCCGACGCCGGCTTCTTCGCCAAGAAGGTGCCCTCGCTCAAGGTCTTCGAGGTGGGCAACCCGCTCGCGGACTTCCCTGAGGCCGGCCCCGCGCCGGTGCCCGGCGAGGTTGTCGTGGCCAAGCAGTACGCGTCGAGCTTCTTCGGCACCTCGCTCGCCTCCACGTTGCGCTCGATGGGCATCGACACCCCGTACCTCCTGGGTTTCTCGACCAGTGGCTGCGTGCGGGCCACCGCGCTCGACGCCCTCCAGCACGGCTTCCGTCCCCAGGTCGTCGCCGACGCGAGCGGCGACCGCGAGCCCGCCACGCACGAGCAGAACCTCTTCGACCTCAACGCCACGTACGCCGACGTCGTCACCGAGGCCGAGGTGCTCACGCGCTTCTCTGCCCTGGGTGCCCGGCCCGGCGAGAAGGAGAACTGA
- a CDS encoding LysE family transporter, translated as MAETVLVLDQILVPAAAGVAAGLGVAMPLGAVAALLLREGLANGFRVAAAGASGVATVDLVYCLVASLAGVAVAPLVADHQGVFLVVSGVVVLALGVHQLAVAVRRRTSPATTVERTSPAAAYAKFVGLTAVNPMTLVYFVALAGAVSSRSTTWVGPFVFVVAVGLSSWAWQLLLAAVGAFAGRSLGPRAAETVGVFASAVVIALGCAIVASGLAA; from the coding sequence ATGGCCGAGACTGTCCTCGTGCTCGACCAGATCCTCGTCCCGGCCGCCGCCGGCGTCGCCGCCGGACTCGGCGTGGCCATGCCGCTCGGGGCGGTGGCGGCGCTGCTCCTGCGCGAGGGGCTGGCCAACGGGTTCCGTGTCGCCGCCGCGGGAGCCAGCGGAGTCGCGACCGTCGACCTCGTCTACTGCCTCGTGGCCTCGCTCGCGGGCGTCGCGGTCGCGCCCCTGGTCGCCGACCACCAGGGCGTCTTCCTGGTGGTCTCGGGGGTGGTCGTGCTGGCGCTCGGCGTGCACCAACTCGCGGTGGCGGTGCGGCGGCGTACGTCGCCGGCGACGACCGTCGAGCGCACCTCCCCTGCCGCTGCGTACGCGAAGTTCGTCGGCCTCACCGCGGTCAACCCGATGACGCTGGTCTACTTCGTCGCCCTGGCGGGCGCCGTCAGCTCGCGGTCGACGACGTGGGTCGGACCGTTCGTCTTCGTCGTCGCCGTGGGGTTGTCGTCGTGGGCCTGGCAGCTACTCCTGGCCGCCGTCGGGGCGTTCGCGGGGCGCTCCCTCGGCCCCCGTGCTGCCGAGACGGTCGGAGTCTTCGCGTCGGCCGTGGTCATCGCGCTGGGCTGCGCGATCGTCGCAAGCGGGCTGGCGGCCTGA
- a CDS encoding TraR/DksA family transcriptional regulator: MAASLDTNADDEHDPEGATIAFERSQVAALATQARRQLEEVDEALARVDAGTYGVCERCGGPIPAARLEARPLARTCVTCPAAR; encoded by the coding sequence GTGGCTGCCTCGCTGGACACGAACGCCGACGACGAGCACGACCCCGAGGGTGCGACGATCGCGTTCGAGCGCTCGCAGGTCGCAGCGCTGGCCACGCAGGCTCGTCGTCAGCTCGAGGAGGTCGACGAGGCGTTGGCCCGTGTTGACGCGGGCACCTACGGAGTCTGTGAGCGCTGCGGCGGGCCGATCCCGGCCGCCCGCCTCGAGGCGCGCCCGCTCGCGCGGACCTGCGTCACCTGCCCGGCAGCCCGCTGA